The following are encoded in a window of Bacillus sp. SORGH_AS_0510 genomic DNA:
- the nadB gene encoding L-aspartate oxidase, translating into MTKDDVIIIGSGVAALQLATQLKMELNVRIITKEKIRTANSYLAQGGIAAALGTGDHPAKHVIDTLEAGRFHNNKEAVQQVIHAAPTLIKNMALQGELFDKDSSGDLFLGMEGAHSEKRIVHGGGDATGKNVMEHLISRLNNNVIIEENVFAYELILNAEGNQCIGVKAKTPEGSIQRYFASHIIIATGGCGQLYSYTSNASTVSGDGLAMAYLAGAEMVDMEFIQFHPTLLYLNDETKGLISEAVRGEGAILISDDGTPIMEGVHTLRDLGPRHVVSQRIYEVRKQGRQVYLDISQIADFEKRFPSITAICEKNGIRISDGKIPVAPGSHFLMGGIKTDLIGRSSIAGLYAIGEASCTGLHGANRLASNSLLEGLFQGEQLSKWINQGTEEVQHVEWNHTFSFSKKECVRLPDVQQLKDLMMERVGIVRNEVNLKSQLAWINQFNADEVHLDGCSTEEITQVFMLINAKLITEAALKRTESRGGHFRSDFPMEDDGNWLRKSIIHHYTNGVGKNDEHNKTAIAT; encoded by the coding sequence ATGACAAAAGATGATGTAATAATCATTGGTAGCGGAGTGGCAGCCCTACAGCTTGCTACTCAATTAAAGATGGAGCTAAATGTGAGGATAATCACAAAGGAAAAGATTAGAACTGCCAACTCTTATCTTGCACAAGGTGGGATTGCTGCTGCATTAGGTACGGGCGACCATCCAGCTAAGCATGTGATCGACACACTTGAAGCAGGAAGGTTTCACAATAATAAAGAGGCAGTACAGCAAGTCATTCATGCTGCACCAACCCTGATAAAAAACATGGCGCTACAAGGCGAGCTATTTGATAAGGATTCAAGCGGCGACCTTTTTCTTGGAATGGAAGGTGCACATAGTGAAAAGAGAATTGTTCATGGCGGCGGCGATGCTACTGGAAAAAATGTAATGGAGCATTTAATCAGTAGGCTTAACAACAATGTCATCATCGAAGAAAATGTCTTTGCCTATGAATTAATTCTTAATGCCGAAGGGAATCAATGTATAGGTGTGAAAGCCAAAACCCCAGAAGGATCTATTCAGCGGTATTTTGCCAGCCATATTATCATTGCTACAGGAGGTTGTGGACAATTATACAGCTATACATCCAACGCCAGCACGGTAAGTGGTGATGGTCTGGCGATGGCTTATTTGGCTGGTGCGGAAATGGTGGATATGGAGTTTATTCAATTTCATCCAACCCTTCTTTACCTTAACGATGAAACCAAGGGTTTAATTTCTGAAGCTGTCAGAGGAGAAGGGGCTATCCTTATTTCAGATGACGGAACCCCCATTATGGAGGGAGTTCATACACTAAGAGATCTCGGACCAAGACACGTAGTCTCACAAAGAATATACGAGGTTCGGAAACAAGGGAGACAAGTTTATTTAGATATTAGTCAAATAGCTGATTTTGAAAAAAGATTCCCTTCTATTACTGCAATTTGTGAGAAGAATGGTATCCGTATTAGCGATGGAAAAATCCCTGTAGCACCTGGAAGTCATTTTTTAATGGGTGGAATTAAGACGGATTTAATTGGGCGGTCATCCATTGCTGGACTCTATGCGATTGGTGAGGCATCCTGCACGGGGTTGCACGGGGCGAATCGTTTAGCAAGCAACTCCCTCTTAGAAGGTTTATTCCAAGGGGAGCAATTATCTAAATGGATAAATCAAGGCACAGAAGAGGTCCAACATGTTGAATGGAATCATACGTTTTCTTTTTCTAAAAAAGAATGTGTCCGATTACCAGATGTCCAACAACTGAAGGATTTAATGATGGAGCGGGTTGGGATTGTTAGAAATGAAGTGAATCTTAAAAGTCAATTAGCTTGGATCAACCAATTCAATGCTGATGAAGTCCATTTAGATGGCTGTTCTACTGAAGAAATAACCCAAGTTTTTATGCTGATCAATGCTAAGTTGATTACCGAAGCTGCACTAAAGCGAACGGAGAGTCGGGGCGGTCACTTTAGAAGTGATTTTCCAATGGAAGACGACGGGAATTGGCTAAGAAAATCGATTATTCATCATTATACAAATGGAGTGGGGAAAAACGATGAACACAATAAAACTGCGATCGCTACTTGA
- the safA gene encoding SafA/ExsA family spore coat assembly protein, whose amino-acid sequence MKIHIVQKGDTLWKIAKKYGVNFEELKKLNSQLSNPDMIMPGMKIKVPTTGGSIKKESPMGTKPETTINLGVKKEMPFTKEKPVPKPIVEAPIVKEAPKKEMPIVKEKPIVKEAPKVPYTPKMPLQIVPEIDINNYYMMNMQNMTVQQPQLPPKPANILPEVKEVPKKEIPVKETPVVPKTPVVPTPPPVEAPVAEMPVQEQCVPMTPIMPGPGFCPPFGGYPMMPMPMPYPQMQGMAMPAGNPGVAPMATAPMTGHYFHGDESSSFMPQVPVMNPGGMMGAPNPGFQQPMQNPYMDQAGMGQMPMGYGQMPAGYGEMPAGMGQMPMGYGQMPAGYGEMPAGMGQMPMGYGQMPAGYGEMPAGMGQMPMGYGQMPVGYGEMPAGMGQTPMGYGQMPAGYGEMPAGMGQMPMGAQPGMPTQTQAAPVMPGTAYGNPGRVNPNVMGGQMSYGYPQMGGMNPYFVTEFDSPDDSPSGVQMPYMHNPYPVQSLPVGAGGDCGCGGPQPTPYMGGMPAAEAAPAAMPTSFIPPTPPIYSAPYTGPMNMAQPPYMNPYGMGPAGSNPYGMPGYRDESN is encoded by the coding sequence GTGAAGATCCATATCGTACAGAAAGGGGATACTCTTTGGAAAATCGCCAAGAAGTACGGCGTGAATTTTGAAGAGCTGAAAAAATTAAATTCGCAGCTCAGCAACCCTGATATGATTATGCCCGGTATGAAAATCAAAGTCCCTACAACAGGAGGAAGTATAAAGAAAGAATCTCCAATGGGAACAAAACCGGAAACAACAATCAATTTAGGTGTAAAGAAAGAAATGCCGTTCACCAAAGAGAAGCCAGTGCCAAAGCCAATAGTTGAGGCACCGATTGTAAAAGAAGCACCCAAAAAAGAAATGCCGATTGTCAAAGAAAAACCAATCGTGAAAGAAGCACCAAAAGTACCTTATACTCCTAAAATGCCTCTACAAATTGTCCCAGAAATCGATATAAATAATTATTATATGATGAACATGCAAAATATGACGGTACAGCAGCCTCAGTTGCCGCCAAAACCAGCTAATATCCTTCCAGAGGTAAAAGAAGTTCCGAAAAAAGAAATTCCAGTAAAAGAGACACCAGTAGTTCCAAAGACACCTGTGGTTCCAACACCGCCGCCAGTTGAAGCTCCAGTAGCTGAAATGCCGGTTCAAGAACAATGTGTGCCAATGACTCCAATAATGCCAGGTCCTGGCTTTTGCCCACCATTTGGTGGCTATCCGATGATGCCAATGCCAATGCCATATCCACAAATGCAGGGGATGGCAATGCCAGCAGGCAATCCAGGAGTAGCTCCGATGGCGACTGCACCTATGACAGGACACTATTTCCATGGTGATGAATCATCTTCCTTTATGCCGCAAGTACCTGTAATGAACCCAGGTGGAATGATGGGGGCGCCAAACCCTGGATTCCAGCAGCCAATGCAAAATCCTTACATGGATCAAGCGGGAATGGGTCAAATGCCAATGGGCTACGGCCAGATGCCAGCCGGATATGGAGAAATGCCAGCGGGAATGGGTCAAATGCCAATGGGCTACGGCCAAATGCCAGCCGGATATGGAGAAATGCCAGCGGGAATGGGTCAAATGCCAATGGGCTACGGCCAAATGCCAGCCGGATATGGAGAAATGCCAGCGGGAATGGGTCAAATGCCAATGGGCTACGGCCAAATGCCAGTCGGATATGGAGAAATGCCGGCAGGAATGGGTCAAACGCCAATGGGTTACGGCCAGATGCCAGCCGGATATGGAGAAATGCCGGCAGGAATGGGTCAAATGCCGATGGGAGCACAGCCGGGTATGCCAACTCAAACACAAGCAGCTCCAGTTATGCCAGGAACTGCATATGGCAATCCAGGCAGGGTGAATCCTAACGTGATGGGTGGTCAAATGTCATATGGATATCCGCAAATGGGCGGTATGAATCCATATTTTGTAACAGAATTTGACTCGCCGGATGATAGTCCTTCTGGTGTTCAAATGCCATACATGCACAACCCATATCCAGTACAAAGTTTACCAGTAGGTGCAGGTGGTGATTGTGGTTGTGGAGGACCACAGCCAACTCCTTATATGGGTGGCATGCCAGCTGCAGAAGCAGCGCCAGCAGCTATGCCAACAAGCTTTATTCCACCAACCCCACCGATCTATAGTGCACCATACACAGGTCCAATGAATATGGCTCAGCCTCCATATATGAACCCATATGGAATGGGACCTGCAGGAAGTAATCCTTACGGTATGCCAGGGTACCGTGATGAAAGTAATTAA
- the nadC gene encoding carboxylating nicotinate-nucleotide diphosphorylase, protein MNTIKLRSLLEKFFIEDIGEQDITTDLIFANDTKGEIVFLAKEAGVFCGEEIIKTGFQLLHAGIKTQVFVKDGQSFEIGQELAHVSGKISDLLKGERVILNLVQRMSGIATLTRKTVDTLDSSHTKVCDTRKTTPGLRMFEKYAVRCGGGFNHRFGLYDGVMIKDNHISFAGSITKAVDAVREKAGHMVKVEVEVETADQVMEAVNAGADVIMFDNRTPEEIKELIKLVPPSIITEASGGIQLANIADYRQTGVDYISLGYLTHSYKALDISVKVRWNKGDE, encoded by the coding sequence ATGAACACAATAAAACTGCGATCGCTACTTGAGAAGTTTTTTATAGAAGACATAGGGGAACAAGACATTACAACGGATTTAATTTTTGCAAATGATACAAAGGGAGAAATAGTGTTTCTTGCAAAAGAGGCTGGTGTTTTTTGTGGTGAGGAGATTATTAAAACTGGATTTCAACTGTTACATGCGGGGATTAAAACTCAAGTATTTGTAAAAGATGGTCAATCTTTCGAAATAGGACAAGAGCTTGCCCATGTATCAGGAAAGATTAGCGACCTTCTTAAAGGAGAACGAGTCATTCTCAACCTTGTTCAACGAATGAGCGGTATTGCAACCTTAACACGTAAGACGGTGGATACACTGGATAGTAGCCATACGAAAGTGTGTGACACAAGGAAAACGACTCCAGGGCTTCGAATGTTCGAAAAATATGCAGTCCGTTGTGGCGGCGGCTTCAACCACCGCTTCGGATTATACGATGGAGTAATGATTAAAGATAATCATATATCCTTTGCTGGCTCCATCACAAAGGCAGTCGACGCAGTCCGAGAAAAAGCCGGTCATATGGTAAAAGTGGAAGTAGAAGTGGAAACAGCAGATCAGGTGATGGAAGCGGTCAATGCCGGGGCAGATGTCATTATGTTTGATAACCGTACACCGGAAGAAATAAAGGAATTGATTAAACTCGTTCCTCCTTCCATTATCACGGAAGCCTCTGGTGGAATCCAATTAGCGAATATTGCCGACTACCGACAAACTGGTGTGGATTATATTTCACTGGGCTATTTAACTCATTCATATAAAGCACTCGACATTAGTGTTAAAGTGCGTTGGAACAAGGGAGATGAGTAA
- a CDS encoding phosphotransferase, translating to MKVINMSANKKGDDDYLNRLFSYFQLQFFEKIIQFVPLRKSVFFLKTGENTYIIKGYSTNSRLRLQEVFTDTLKKEGFTKTYAYLTPLVKEQLFFEGTYFGCIQYIPPHKTAFTFHTERNRQEGLDLLEQFHLTTRLFEGRYRTLLSKGHLLEKWVERLNQFSSNLPYMKHFIKEQVLLDMVSWAKWALAGMEQRYHQFYKEPIVILHGDVAHHNFLRNFQGQLHLIDFDLISIGPPAFDYLQYANRILPFMDWSLEKLEKMNQMKKYLHEEAFLYALAYPADIFREWNRLIREKSYTDSAKIKQVVDLSTKQFYARKRFVDQLQEIVK from the coding sequence ATGAAAGTAATTAATATGTCAGCAAACAAAAAAGGAGACGATGATTATCTAAATCGTCTCTTCTCTTATTTTCAGTTACAGTTTTTCGAAAAAATCATCCAATTTGTTCCCCTTCGAAAATCCGTTTTTTTTCTCAAGACGGGGGAAAATACTTATATTATTAAGGGCTATTCGACTAATAGCCGACTAAGATTACAAGAGGTATTTACTGATACACTGAAAAAAGAAGGATTCACGAAAACCTATGCCTATCTCACTCCTCTAGTAAAAGAACAATTGTTTTTTGAAGGGACATATTTTGGGTGTATCCAATATATTCCACCTCATAAAACGGCCTTTACTTTTCATACGGAGAGGAATCGCCAAGAAGGCTTAGACCTCCTTGAACAATTTCATCTAACCACTCGTTTGTTTGAGGGGCGCTATCGTACATTATTATCAAAGGGACATCTATTAGAAAAATGGGTAGAACGGTTAAATCAATTTTCCTCTAATCTTCCTTACATGAAGCATTTTATAAAAGAGCAGGTTCTTTTGGATATGGTGTCATGGGCAAAATGGGCACTAGCTGGAATGGAGCAAAGGTACCATCAATTCTATAAGGAGCCCATTGTCATTCTCCATGGCGATGTTGCCCACCATAATTTTCTTCGTAATTTTCAAGGACAACTACACTTAATTGATTTTGATTTAATTTCAATTGGACCGCCAGCATTTGACTATTTACAATATGCCAATCGAATCCTTCCATTTATGGATTGGTCTCTTGAAAAGTTGGAAAAAATGAACCAAATGAAAAAATATTTACATGAAGAGGCATTTTTATATGCATTAGCCTATCCGGCTGACATTTTTCGGGAATGGAATCGATTAATCAGAGAAAAATCATACACTGATTCTGCAAAAATCAAGCAAGTAGTGGATTTATCGACCAAACAGTTTTATGCAAGAAAAAGATTTGTTGACCAGTTACAGGAAATTGTAAAATGA
- the nadA gene encoding quinolinate synthase NadA encodes MSKVNLLDVLQKNTMIPEKYKQMSREELENRVMEVKKQLGPRLFIPGHHYQKDEVVQFADATGDSLQLAQLSAQNVDAEYIVFCGVHFMAETADILTTEQQKVILPDMRAGCSMADMADIQQTERAWERLQELFGETILPLTYVNSTAAIKGFVGANGGATVTSSNAETMVKWAFERKERILFLPDQHLGRNTAADLGIGLDEMAIWNPITNELEFDGDLSGIKVILWKGHCSVHENFTVQNVIDTRYQYPKMTIIVHPECRREVVELADMAGSTSYIINAIEKAAPGSSWAIGTEMNLVNRLIKNHPDKKIISLNPHMCPCLTMNRIDLPHLVWSLDTLEETKNVIKVSPEIAQNAKLALERMLQNS; translated from the coding sequence ATGAGTAAGGTGAACCTATTAGATGTTTTACAAAAGAATACGATGATTCCAGAAAAGTATAAGCAAATGTCTCGAGAAGAGCTAGAGAACCGAGTGATGGAAGTAAAAAAACAGCTTGGGCCACGTTTATTTATCCCAGGGCATCATTATCAAAAGGATGAAGTGGTCCAGTTTGCGGATGCGACGGGAGATTCCTTACAGCTTGCGCAATTATCCGCCCAAAATGTTGATGCAGAATATATAGTTTTCTGTGGTGTACATTTTATGGCAGAAACGGCGGATATTTTAACAACTGAACAGCAAAAGGTCATTTTACCCGATATGCGCGCGGGATGTTCTATGGCTGATATGGCAGATATTCAGCAAACAGAACGAGCATGGGAGCGATTGCAAGAGCTTTTTGGAGAAACCATCCTTCCTTTAACCTATGTGAATTCAACGGCTGCCATTAAAGGGTTTGTGGGAGCGAATGGCGGGGCAACTGTTACCTCTTCCAATGCTGAAACGATGGTGAAATGGGCATTCGAGAGAAAGGAACGAATTCTTTTCTTACCTGATCAGCATTTAGGCAGAAACACAGCAGCTGATTTGGGGATAGGATTAGATGAAATGGCCATTTGGAACCCTATCACCAATGAGTTAGAATTCGATGGAGATCTATCAGGAATAAAGGTTATTTTATGGAAAGGGCATTGCTCGGTCCACGAAAACTTTACGGTACAAAATGTGATTGATACCCGCTATCAATATCCAAAAATGACGATCATTGTTCATCCAGAGTGCCGCCGCGAGGTAGTGGAGCTTGCGGATATGGCCGGGTCTACCAGCTATATTATCAATGCGATTGAAAAAGCTGCGCCTGGATCCTCTTGGGCGATAGGCACAGAAATGAATTTAGTGAATCGGTTAATAAAAAATCATCCGGATAAAAAAATTATCTCGTTAAATCCACATATGTGTCCATGCCTAACCATGAACAGAATTGACTTGCCACATCTTGTGTGGAGCCTAGACACATTAGAAGAAACAAAAAATGTTATAAAAGTAAGCCCAGAAATCGCCCAAAACGCAAAACTAGCACTAGAAAGAATGCTGCAAAATTCATAA